From a region of the Halomonas sp. HL-93 genome:
- a CDS encoding amidase, translated as MPELHQLTATQLIDGYRAKTFSPYEVADALVKHVARWEPHINALYAYQPDGFIQAAEASTQRWAKGEPSGALDGVPVTLKELIATKGMPVPVGTGLGEQTAATEDAPPAARLSEDNALLLAKTTCPDFGMLSSGLSSFHGLTRNPWNLACNTGGSSAGAGAAAAAGLGPLHVGTDIGGSVRLPAAWCGVVGFKPTLGRVPIDPYYVGRCAGPMTRSVEDAALMMTALARTDRRDATRLPPETIDWMDLELAVKGLRVGVMMEAGCGLPLDDEIRHYVEQAAKQLEAAGATLVPLAPVLTREMLDGLDHFWQARQWSELLKLSSEEREQVLPAILAWADGGARLSGVDVVQGFQQTMAMRRATEAVFDKVDAVMSPTTPNIAFPAEWPSPTNDPRQPFEHIAYTVPWNMGEQPAISLNAGFSRGDMPIGVQLIGPRFADHFVLKLARQLEGRLALPMRWPTPPFDKTVV; from the coding sequence ATGCCTGAATTACACCAACTCACCGCCACCCAATTAATCGATGGCTACCGCGCTAAAACGTTTTCCCCTTATGAGGTGGCGGATGCCTTGGTTAAGCATGTAGCCCGGTGGGAGCCGCACATTAACGCGCTGTATGCCTATCAGCCCGATGGCTTCATTCAAGCAGCAGAAGCGTCTACCCAACGCTGGGCAAAAGGCGAGCCAAGCGGCGCTTTGGATGGTGTCCCGGTCACCCTTAAAGAGTTGATTGCAACGAAAGGAATGCCGGTGCCGGTAGGCACCGGGCTGGGTGAGCAGACGGCTGCCACTGAGGATGCTCCCCCAGCCGCGCGCCTATCAGAAGACAACGCCCTGCTGTTGGCAAAAACTACCTGCCCTGACTTTGGCATGCTCTCATCTGGCCTTTCGTCGTTTCATGGCTTAACCCGTAACCCCTGGAACTTAGCCTGTAATACCGGCGGTTCAAGTGCGGGGGCGGGTGCTGCGGCTGCCGCGGGGCTAGGGCCACTGCATGTGGGCACCGATATTGGTGGTTCGGTTCGCCTCCCAGCGGCGTGGTGCGGCGTTGTCGGTTTTAAGCCCACGCTGGGCCGGGTACCGATAGACCCTTATTACGTAGGCCGTTGTGCCGGGCCAATGACTCGTAGCGTCGAGGATGCCGCGTTAATGATGACGGCGCTTGCCCGCACGGATCGGCGCGATGCGACGCGCCTGCCGCCGGAAACGATTGACTGGATGGATCTGGAGCTCGCCGTTAAAGGTTTGCGAGTGGGTGTGATGATGGAGGCGGGTTGCGGGTTACCTTTGGATGATGAGATTCGCCACTACGTGGAACAGGCCGCAAAGCAGTTAGAAGCCGCCGGGGCAACGCTAGTGCCCCTGGCGCCAGTGCTGACTCGCGAAATGCTGGATGGGCTGGATCACTTCTGGCAGGCCCGACAGTGGAGCGAGTTGTTAAAGCTCTCATCAGAAGAGCGTGAGCAGGTACTGCCTGCCATTTTAGCCTGGGCCGACGGTGGCGCACGCTTGAGTGGTGTAGACGTAGTGCAAGGTTTTCAGCAGACCATGGCGATGCGTCGCGCCACTGAAGCCGTATTTGATAAGGTCGATGCGGTGATGTCACCCACGACGCCCAATATCGCCTTTCCGGCCGAGTGGCCATCGCCTACCAATGATCCGCGCCAACCCTTTGAGCATATTGCTTACACCGTGCCTTGGAATATGGGCGAGCAGCCTGCGATCTCGCTCAATGCAGGGTTTAGCCGTGGCGATATGCCTATCGGGGTGCAATTGATTGGCCCGCGCTTTGCCGATCACTTTGTGCTGAAGCTGGCGCGGCAGTTGGAGGGGCGTTTGGCGCTACCAATGCGCTGGCCAACGCCGCCATTCGACAAAACTGTCGTTTAA
- a CDS encoding DUF2252 domain-containing protein, translated as MSHALTGHNRPQQVIGAIQQVNAPLAVATRQAKYAKMAASPYRFFRGTSHVYWQDVWHDWRFALFGGWPNTQTWLQGDAHIYNFGAYGHHDDQVRYGMDDFDDALIGDYQYDVWRLAISVVLDGRENVELSPKAIDKALKNLLEGYYQTLADYTDDKPIEAVTRDNAKGQLKPFMTKVVDKQSRARMLEKWTTLDAQQGRQFAERPGKLANLPADVASQLRRLIEQEYQQTLQTPIKDSDPHHFRVKDTARRLDAGTGLLGLERYYVLIEGGVDREHDDIILDVKEQVTPEAFRFMNKAQQQAWRKLFPNEGIRHAAAFHAIAEHPDAYLGWLTMNDKVFSVRECSPFKKDFPTHKLSGGKPYRKLAQQWGQILAREHLRGAQALNKGDHRPFAMAVCQRLKAREAQFVDVVSTLAVAYADCVEQDYAVFIGHFLATDSP; from the coding sequence ATGAGTCATGCACTAACGGGGCACAATCGCCCTCAGCAAGTGATTGGGGCTATCCAGCAAGTCAATGCGCCGCTGGCCGTGGCGACCCGCCAAGCCAAATACGCCAAAATGGCGGCGTCGCCGTATCGTTTCTTCCGTGGCACCTCCCATGTGTACTGGCAAGATGTTTGGCACGACTGGCGCTTCGCGCTGTTTGGTGGCTGGCCGAATACCCAAACCTGGCTGCAAGGCGACGCCCATATCTACAATTTTGGGGCATACGGTCATCATGATGACCAAGTGCGTTACGGCATGGACGATTTTGACGATGCGCTGATCGGCGACTATCAATATGACGTTTGGCGGCTGGCCATTAGCGTGGTATTGGACGGCCGCGAAAACGTTGAGCTTAGCCCTAAAGCCATTGATAAAGCATTGAAAAATTTGCTGGAGGGCTACTACCAAACGCTTGCGGACTATACTGATGACAAACCGATTGAGGCGGTGACCCGGGATAACGCCAAAGGCCAATTAAAACCCTTTATGACCAAGGTGGTGGATAAACAAAGCCGCGCGCGTATGCTGGAAAAGTGGACCACCCTGGATGCGCAACAAGGCCGCCAGTTTGCCGAGCGCCCAGGTAAGCTGGCCAATCTGCCAGCAGATGTGGCCAGCCAGCTACGCCGCCTCATTGAGCAGGAGTACCAGCAAACCCTCCAGACCCCCATAAAAGACAGTGATCCCCACCATTTTCGCGTCAAAGACACCGCGCGCCGTTTAGACGCGGGTACCGGTTTGCTCGGGTTAGAACGCTACTATGTGTTGATTGAAGGAGGCGTTGACCGAGAGCACGACGACATCATTTTGGATGTTAAAGAGCAGGTGACGCCGGAAGCGTTTCGCTTTATGAACAAGGCCCAACAGCAGGCGTGGCGTAAGTTATTTCCCAATGAAGGCATCCGCCATGCGGCGGCTTTTCACGCTATCGCGGAACACCCGGACGCCTATCTGGGCTGGCTCACCATGAACGACAAGGTGTTTTCGGTGCGCGAATGCTCGCCGTTCAAGAAAGACTTTCCCACCCATAAGCTTTCCGGTGGAAAGCCTTATCGTAAGCTCGCGCAGCAGTGGGGGCAGATTTTGGCGCGCGAGCACCTGCGCGGTGCGCAAGCCTTAAATAAAGGGGATCATCGGCCGTTCGCTATGGCCGTTTGCCAGCGACTGAAAGCACGTGAAGCGCAGTTTGTTGACGTGGTGTCGACCCTGGCGGTGGCTTATGCCGACTGCGTCGAGCAGGATTACGCTGTGTTTATCGGCCATTTTCTGGCGACTGATTCACCGTAG
- a CDS encoding GGDEF domain-containing protein produces MPPRGFAIRHCVLLIVSLVMLATFSNGLKADTPPQPLTDWEYRWGDSPLDANGAPRWLHSDPVDWQPSISPSNPPGREGHQHLWLRTTLPEGEWNDPVLYITSINLIGQAYLGDEMVYQYGEFDDQGRGDFAGWPWHMIDLPKDAAGQALTFRLYSYYTSIGLWGEVQVMERIDVLKHVIHDSAQDLGVSALVLVLAILATIFALIGPERRGFMAIALFAYASGLMLLAEAPARQLIADGPLAWDTLRAGSYYTLPIALGMLLSHWLEGTAKRWITRLWALHVAYLVIAIGLVQMGIISLSLTFPIFDVLLAVTMPFMLLLALFRFRKLNLEQRLLVLSFTFFAPLLLADMVVAHGFVAWRMVPLSYGSLAFALAIAAIFLWHYRRTQQQLATANETLEMQVASRTAELDQLVRELEGLSFEDPLTGLHNRRHFNTVFDHECRRAQQHGTYLSLLMLDLDHFKDINDHFGHDAGDAVLVKMAALLSQHFMDLGVVCRIGGEEFVALLPDASAKTAEASANALLTSVAQTVCTHQGMPLRRITLSCGIATFPNHTRDPHKLLRHADEALYHAKRSGRNRCVVWSESFEEHGFMLGRHQTQ; encoded by the coding sequence ATGCCGCCACGTGGGTTCGCCATACGCCATTGCGTTCTGCTGATCGTCTCATTAGTTATGCTGGCGACGTTCTCTAACGGTCTTAAAGCGGATACCCCACCTCAACCACTAACAGACTGGGAATACCGCTGGGGCGACTCTCCCCTGGATGCTAACGGCGCGCCTCGGTGGCTGCATAGTGACCCCGTCGATTGGCAGCCGTCGATCTCTCCCTCTAACCCACCAGGCCGCGAGGGACATCAACACCTTTGGTTGCGCACGACGTTGCCAGAAGGCGAATGGAACGACCCCGTCCTTTATATCACCAGCATTAATTTAATTGGCCAAGCCTACCTCGGCGATGAAATGGTTTATCAGTACGGGGAATTTGACGACCAGGGGCGGGGCGATTTTGCAGGCTGGCCCTGGCATATGATTGACCTGCCCAAAGACGCTGCCGGTCAGGCACTCACTTTCCGGCTATATTCCTACTACACCAGTATTGGCCTTTGGGGCGAAGTGCAGGTCATGGAGCGTATTGATGTACTCAAGCACGTTATCCATGACTCGGCCCAGGATCTTGGCGTCAGTGCGCTGGTGTTGGTGCTTGCGATTCTGGCGACTATTTTTGCCCTCATTGGCCCTGAACGGCGTGGTTTTATGGCTATCGCGCTGTTCGCCTACGCCTCAGGGCTGATGCTGCTTGCCGAGGCGCCTGCTCGACAACTGATCGCCGATGGTCCCTTGGCTTGGGATACGCTGAGGGCGGGCAGCTATTATACCCTGCCGATCGCGCTTGGGATGTTGCTCAGCCACTGGCTTGAAGGCACAGCTAAACGCTGGATAACAAGGCTCTGGGCCTTGCATGTGGCTTACTTGGTGATTGCCATTGGCTTGGTTCAGATGGGCATTATTAGCCTATCGTTAACCTTCCCCATTTTTGATGTTCTGCTGGCCGTGACCATGCCGTTCATGCTGCTGCTCGCGCTATTTCGCTTTCGCAAGCTCAACCTTGAACAGCGCTTGCTGGTGCTCAGTTTCACTTTTTTCGCCCCACTACTGCTGGCTGACATGGTCGTCGCCCATGGTTTTGTGGCTTGGCGCATGGTGCCGTTAAGCTACGGCAGTTTGGCCTTTGCGTTGGCCATAGCAGCCATTTTTTTGTGGCACTACCGGCGCACTCAACAGCAACTGGCAACGGCCAACGAAACCCTCGAAATGCAAGTAGCATCGCGTACCGCTGAGCTTGACCAACTGGTTCGGGAGTTAGAGGGCCTGTCGTTTGAGGACCCCCTCACTGGCCTCCACAACCGACGCCATTTCAATACGGTATTTGACCATGAGTGTCGCCGCGCGCAGCAGCATGGTACTTACCTCTCGCTGTTAATGCTGGATCTGGACCATTTCAAAGATATCAACGACCACTTTGGCCACGATGCAGGTGATGCCGTGCTGGTCAAAATGGCGGCGTTACTCAGCCAGCATTTCATGGATTTGGGCGTCGTCTGCCGAATCGGGGGCGAAGAGTTTGTCGCTTTGCTCCCGGACGCCTCTGCCAAAACGGCAGAGGCCAGCGCCAACGCACTATTAACTTCGGTCGCCCAAACCGTCTGTACTCACCAGGGTATGCCACTCAGGCGAATTACCCTGTCTTGCGGCATTGCCACCTTTCCGAACCATACCCGGGACCCGCATAAACTCCTACGACACGCCGATGAAGCGCTCTATCACGCCAAACGCAGCGGCCGGAACCGCTGCGTCGTTTGGTCGGAGTCGTTCGAGGAACATGGCTTTATGCTTGGCAGGCACCAAACACAGTAA
- a CDS encoding sodium:solute symporter family protein has product MNSPWPLLITATYVAIAMVIGLRARAGRSMNSLEEWGVAGRSMGPVTLYLLIAAGSVSAYTFMGAPGWAYSKGVAVFYVAIYLAYLALVAWYFGPKVWQFGEQFGHVTQASAISDRYQSPALGAIAALVMAIGSIAYAVLQTIGSAYILFVMSGGLIPIWLGVVLVLACIAVYLYASGQRAIGRTNAFQGVLMLIVAWAVGLWAVHNATGGLSFAGVFERIQSEHSEFLTLPGAGGDMSFSFWTTSIIVSMFSFMPPVWTQWMSASSARTIRRSATWLPTYYIVILPMVVVGFIGIYSLPELERADTVVLEYAMQHLPIVLVGLLGAGTLAASMSSSEPFIHSVSLSLSKDVLQPVLKLSDGVTGKLARLLILPIMFLLIAPLAIAEPGSLVMILLVGLGFASQVLPAFIGMFFWPRASRLGVMAGIVVGFLITTAFTVFWPHPMGIHAGFWGLMLNLPIFVAVSLMTPATHAEVVERFFRISAPRGFTRSKGKALNSVT; this is encoded by the coding sequence ATGAATAGCCCCTGGCCACTGCTGATTACCGCGACCTATGTCGCTATCGCCATGGTGATTGGCCTACGCGCCAGGGCAGGCCGCTCCATGAATAGCCTGGAGGAGTGGGGGGTGGCGGGGCGCAGTATGGGGCCGGTGACGCTCTACCTGTTGATCGCCGCCGGTAGTGTAAGTGCTTACACCTTTATGGGCGCCCCCGGCTGGGCTTACTCCAAAGGTGTCGCGGTATTTTATGTGGCGATCTATCTCGCCTATCTGGCATTGGTGGCGTGGTACTTTGGTCCCAAGGTGTGGCAGTTCGGTGAACAGTTTGGTCATGTGACTCAGGCAAGCGCTATTTCAGACCGCTATCAGAGTCCCGCACTAGGTGCGATTGCAGCGCTCGTGATGGCGATTGGCTCTATTGCCTATGCGGTACTGCAAACCATTGGCTCAGCCTATATTTTGTTTGTGATGAGCGGCGGTTTGATTCCTATTTGGCTGGGTGTCGTGCTGGTACTGGCTTGCATCGCTGTCTATCTCTACGCCAGCGGTCAGCGGGCGATTGGTCGTACCAATGCCTTTCAGGGTGTGTTGATGTTGATCGTCGCCTGGGCCGTTGGCCTCTGGGCCGTGCATAACGCTACCGGCGGGCTGAGTTTTGCCGGGGTGTTCGAGCGTATTCAGAGCGAGCATAGCGAGTTCCTCACCCTGCCAGGCGCAGGCGGCGATATGAGCTTTAGCTTCTGGACGACCTCGATCATCGTTTCCATGTTCTCGTTTATGCCGCCGGTATGGACCCAGTGGATGAGTGCCTCTTCCGCGCGCACTATTCGCCGCAGCGCGACGTGGCTGCCTACCTATTACATCGTCATCCTGCCTATGGTGGTCGTAGGTTTTATCGGCATTTACTCACTGCCGGAGCTGGAGAGGGCGGATACCGTCGTACTTGAATACGCCATGCAGCACTTACCGATTGTGTTGGTCGGGTTGCTCGGTGCAGGCACGCTTGCGGCCTCAATGTCCTCAAGCGAACCTTTTATCCACTCGGTTTCACTGTCGCTAAGTAAAGATGTGCTGCAGCCGGTTTTGAAGCTTTCCGATGGCGTTACCGGAAAACTCGCCCGGCTGCTGATTCTGCCCATTATGTTCTTATTGATAGCACCGCTTGCGATTGCCGAGCCCGGCAGTTTGGTAATGATTCTGTTGGTAGGGTTGGGGTTTGCTTCCCAGGTACTGCCTGCCTTTATCGGCATGTTCTTTTGGCCGAGAGCCTCTCGCTTGGGTGTCATGGCGGGCATCGTGGTAGGTTTTTTGATCACCACGGCATTTACTGTCTTTTGGCCACATCCCATGGGCATTCACGCCGGATTTTGGGGGCTGATGCTCAATCTGCCGATATTTGTCGCCGTCTCTTTGATGACGCCTGCTACCCACGCCGAGGTGGTCGAGCGCTTCTTTCGTATTTCAGCCCCGCGAGGCTTTACCCGCTCGAAAGGCAAGGCGTTAAATTCTGTGACTTAA
- the bluB gene encoding 5,6-dimethylbenzimidazole synthase, protein MTTTNHRFSDAERRGLYRAIHERRDVRSQFLPDPIAPEVLARLIEAAHHAPSVGFMQPWDFIVIESREVRASVLGIFEQENQKAAERFEGERKENYRSLKLQGILDSPLNLCITCDRSRGGPHVLGRNSIVETDLFSTCLAVQNLWLAARAEGIGVGWVSILDQEQLSAVLNLPEHVYPLAYLCLGYVSEFLDQPELEAKGWRARLPLSQLVHGDKWGQPLV, encoded by the coding sequence ATGACCACAACGAATCACCGCTTTTCCGATGCCGAGCGGCGCGGACTTTACCGCGCGATACACGAACGGCGCGATGTGCGCTCGCAGTTCTTGCCCGATCCTATTGCACCTGAGGTGCTGGCGCGCCTGATTGAGGCGGCCCACCATGCGCCATCGGTTGGCTTTATGCAGCCCTGGGACTTTATCGTGATTGAAAGCCGCGAGGTGAGGGCGTCGGTGCTTGGGATATTCGAGCAGGAAAACCAAAAAGCCGCTGAGCGTTTTGAAGGGGAGCGTAAAGAGAACTACCGTAGTTTGAAGCTTCAGGGCATTCTGGATAGTCCCCTCAATCTCTGCATTACCTGCGACCGCAGCCGTGGAGGTCCCCATGTGCTGGGGCGTAATAGCATTGTAGAAACCGACCTGTTTAGCACCTGCCTTGCTGTACAAAACCTCTGGCTGGCGGCACGAGCCGAAGGTATTGGGGTGGGCTGGGTGAGTATTCTCGACCAAGAGCAGCTAAGCGCTGTCTTGAATCTGCCTGAACACGTTTATCCGCTGGCGTATCTCTGCCTTGGCTATGTCAGCGAGTTTTTAGACCAGCCGGAGCTTGAAGCCAAGGGCTGGCGCGCCCGTCTGCCATTAAGTCAACTGGTGCATGGCGATAAGTGGGGGCAGCCGTTGGTTTGA
- a CDS encoding sensor domain-containing diguanylate cyclase: MQSSLKRPHRLARATLAPRAFAFCHTFGLTVWIAVVEGSGWMLILPGLLLLLWPGLAYLHTASVQNSKRAEFRNLLFDSLLFGTWCSVLDFYVLATITIGLACLMNNMMVGGPRRVVLSFALFASAAMGWSALTGFHFRPYVSMNLDIYQGAGAVVYFLTIGRVMYSQNRQIGRNIGDIKFQNRAFHCLLELGVIANRANNIHTLLDDSLNHLHANFPEYGFAVFLQEQQRPEVTRYTAVAGLSLHDERHLSSLLTSLPEQDGNTIKLREKSEGEQLYATSMGGRLSLYEGWLVVRAPKLDAALEQMLTLFVDQLAAATENKLLHLALKETAERDGLTGLYNRGFFESTLQLSIQGKTQTPSLDFALLMMDVDGLKEVNDRHGHVAGDQLITSVAERLQTHCRSGDILARYGGDEFVVLFPFADLSAAKRLVDLIRTHLEGQQCSITTATGERKKLALHLSLGCASSTEVAAQEVFTLADERMYDDKSQRRRETDL; encoded by the coding sequence ATGCAATCTTCACTAAAACGGCCTCATCGCCTTGCAAGAGCAACGCTGGCCCCGCGTGCTTTCGCTTTTTGCCATACCTTCGGTCTCACCGTATGGATTGCCGTGGTAGAAGGAAGCGGTTGGATGCTTATTTTGCCGGGTCTATTGCTGCTGCTATGGCCTGGTTTGGCATATCTCCACACGGCAAGTGTTCAAAACTCGAAACGCGCCGAGTTCAGAAACCTACTCTTCGACAGCCTCCTGTTTGGCACCTGGTGCAGCGTGCTGGACTTTTACGTACTGGCGACCATCACTATTGGGCTTGCCTGCTTAATGAACAACATGATGGTAGGTGGGCCTCGCCGGGTGGTACTGTCCTTTGCCTTATTCGCTAGTGCTGCTATGGGTTGGAGCGCCTTGACGGGGTTCCATTTTCGCCCCTATGTGAGCATGAACCTTGATATCTACCAAGGGGCTGGCGCAGTGGTTTATTTTCTGACGATCGGTCGCGTGATGTACAGCCAGAACCGCCAGATTGGGCGCAATATTGGCGACATCAAGTTTCAGAACCGCGCCTTTCATTGCCTGCTTGAGCTGGGAGTAATCGCCAATCGCGCCAACAATATTCACACGCTTCTGGATGATTCATTAAATCACCTGCATGCCAATTTCCCCGAGTATGGCTTTGCCGTTTTTCTACAGGAGCAGCAACGCCCTGAAGTAACACGCTACACCGCTGTAGCGGGTCTTAGCCTACACGATGAGCGCCACCTCAGCAGTCTATTGACCAGCCTACCTGAGCAAGATGGAAACACCATCAAGCTACGCGAAAAAAGTGAAGGTGAGCAGCTGTACGCCACCTCCATGGGTGGCCGGCTAAGTCTATACGAAGGTTGGCTGGTCGTGCGGGCGCCAAAGCTAGATGCCGCTCTGGAGCAAATGTTGACCCTATTCGTTGACCAATTAGCAGCGGCCACCGAAAACAAGCTCCTGCATCTGGCGTTGAAGGAAACGGCGGAACGCGACGGGCTAACCGGCCTTTACAATCGAGGCTTCTTCGAATCGACACTTCAACTGAGTATTCAAGGCAAAACGCAGACGCCGAGCCTGGACTTTGCCTTGCTAATGATGGATGTCGACGGACTTAAGGAAGTGAATGACCGCCATGGGCATGTTGCGGGCGATCAGCTCATCACCTCGGTTGCTGAGCGCTTGCAAACTCACTGCCGATCTGGCGATATTCTAGCGCGCTACGGCGGCGACGAGTTCGTCGTCTTGTTTCCTTTTGCAGACCTGTCGGCAGCTAAGCGCCTAGTCGACTTGATCAGGACACACCTTGAAGGTCAACAATGCAGTATTACCACCGCGACTGGCGAACGTAAAAAGCTAGCGCTTCATTTGAGTTTAGGCTGCGCCAGCTCCACCGAAGTGGCCGCTCAGGAAGTGTTCACCCTGGCAGACGAGCGCATGTACGATGACAAGAGCCAACGCCGTAGGGAAACTGATCTATAA
- a CDS encoding glutathione S-transferase family protein, giving the protein MSELTFYTHPMSRGRVVRWMLEEVGIPYSVESREFGPEMKTPDYLAINPMGKVPAIKHGNTIVTEVAAICAYLADQFPDKELSPPPKSPERGVYFRWLFFMAGPFEMATSAQAYDWKIDSSNAQAVGCGRLEDVLNTLEKELTRGSYICGDHFTAADVLVSSYLWWETMQKNIPPNEVFKQYIARMESRPAAKRANELDDELAKQMQPVSN; this is encoded by the coding sequence ATGTCGGAACTTACGTTTTACACTCACCCCATGTCCCGTGGACGCGTGGTTCGTTGGATGTTGGAAGAGGTTGGCATTCCCTACTCGGTAGAAAGCCGAGAATTTGGCCCAGAGATGAAAACGCCGGATTACCTGGCCATTAACCCCATGGGCAAGGTCCCCGCCATCAAACATGGCAATACCATCGTGACCGAAGTGGCGGCTATCTGTGCCTACTTGGCGGATCAGTTTCCAGATAAAGAGCTGTCGCCACCGCCGAAATCCCCCGAACGGGGTGTTTACTTTCGATGGCTGTTTTTCATGGCAGGGCCTTTTGAAATGGCTACCAGTGCACAGGCTTATGACTGGAAAATTGATAGCAGCAATGCACAGGCTGTTGGCTGTGGCCGTTTGGAAGACGTCCTTAACACGCTAGAAAAGGAATTGACCCGGGGAAGCTATATTTGCGGTGATCACTTCACGGCAGCGGATGTGCTGGTCAGTAGTTATCTCTGGTGGGAAACGATGCAAAAGAATATCCCGCCAAATGAGGTATTCAAGCAATACATAGCGCGTATGGAAAGCAGACCAGCGGCCAAACGCGCCAATGAACTGGACGATGAGTTGGCCAAGCAAATGCAGCCTGTGTCCAACTGA
- a CDS encoding LysR family transcriptional regulator has product MISGRALRYFDTVARCRSLRQAAAQLHIAPTAISRQIDLLEHQLGAPLIERGPNGISLTAAGELLAAQAQRTLRDLERVQEHIADLKGLRTGRVSLQVAEGVVAGLLAPALAKMGQRYPHLNFDIGIASASQMVEALRRGDADIGLSFFMPRHDDIVPFASAELDHHAVMAPGHPLAATSEVSLRSLAEQRLILPDESYGARQALERAAHRAGITLIPTFKTASLETQKALALNGAGVLVLPPMAVARECQLGMLVSVPLRPSELEAARIDLCVYRHRQRSFATEACLSLLASALQTLSISPS; this is encoded by the coding sequence ATGATTAGTGGCCGTGCATTACGCTATTTCGATACTGTGGCCCGGTGTCGTTCGCTGCGCCAAGCCGCTGCCCAGCTGCATATCGCCCCCACGGCGATTAGCCGCCAGATCGATTTACTGGAACATCAGCTTGGTGCACCGCTCATCGAGCGCGGCCCCAACGGCATTAGCCTAACGGCAGCGGGGGAACTGCTGGCCGCCCAGGCCCAGCGCACCCTGCGTGACCTGGAACGGGTGCAGGAGCATATTGCCGACCTTAAAGGGTTACGTACTGGCCGGGTCAGTTTGCAGGTGGCGGAAGGCGTTGTGGCTGGCCTGTTAGCCCCAGCGTTAGCCAAGATGGGGCAGCGCTATCCTCATTTGAATTTTGATATCGGAATCGCTAGCGCCAGCCAAATGGTGGAGGCACTGCGCCGAGGCGATGCGGATATTGGCCTGTCGTTCTTTATGCCCCGCCATGATGACATTGTGCCTTTTGCCAGCGCCGAGTTGGACCACCATGCCGTCATGGCCCCAGGTCATCCATTGGCCGCGACTTCTGAGGTGAGTCTACGCTCCTTGGCGGAGCAGCGGCTGATCCTGCCTGATGAATCCTATGGCGCTCGCCAGGCGCTGGAGCGTGCAGCACACAGGGCAGGAATTACCCTAATCCCTACCTTCAAGACCGCTTCGCTGGAAACTCAAAAAGCACTCGCCCTTAACGGCGCAGGCGTTCTGGTATTGCCGCCGATGGCGGTCGCTCGGGAGTGCCAATTAGGCATGCTGGTGAGTGTTCCTCTACGTCCATCGGAGCTGGAAGCCGCCCGAATTGATCTCTGCGTTTATCGTCATCGCCAGCGAAGTTTTGCCACCGAGGCGTGCCTTTCATTACTGGCAAGTGCCCTACAAACACTGTCAATTTCGCCCTCCTGA
- a CDS encoding GNAT family N-acetyltransferase, producing the protein MQSDITLQRLSADDPNVALVAGWTFSAWGHLHPGLTQEQATERLKAECGQGGVPSIFVAMQGETPVGTASLIADDMSIRREFTPWLASVFVVPEWRGQGIASALVRRVEAEAAAHGFERFYLYTPDQQALYRRLGWQDEEDVEYRKEHVTVMARQLDKPHN; encoded by the coding sequence ATGCAAAGCGATATAACCCTCCAGCGGCTCAGCGCTGACGATCCAAATGTTGCGTTAGTGGCGGGCTGGACATTTTCAGCCTGGGGCCATTTACACCCAGGGCTTACCCAAGAGCAGGCTACTGAACGTTTGAAGGCCGAATGTGGCCAGGGCGGTGTGCCTTCAATCTTTGTGGCGATGCAAGGCGAAACCCCTGTGGGAACCGCCAGCCTCATTGCGGATGATATGAGTATTCGCCGCGAATTTACCCCCTGGCTGGCCTCCGTATTCGTCGTGCCTGAATGGCGGGGGCAGGGTATTGCCTCTGCGTTGGTGCGCCGGGTAGAAGCCGAAGCAGCTGCGCATGGCTTTGAGCGCTTCTATCTCTACACCCCTGATCAACAGGCGCTTTATAGACGGCTGGGTTGGCAGGATGAGGAAGACGTTGAGTATCGAAAAGAGCACGTTACGGTGATGGCGCGGCAACTAGATAAGCCACACAATTAA